In Pangasianodon hypophthalmus isolate fPanHyp1 chromosome 1, fPanHyp1.pri, whole genome shotgun sequence, the genomic window TGGGAAATACCCAGTCCTCTAAGCAATACCCTTCACACTACACTTTagacactatatgtccaaatgttcgtggacacctgaccatctcacccacatgtgctttttgaacatcttatTCCGGATTTGGTCCCTccacttccactcttctgggaaggctttacagtagattctggagcgtggctgtggggaaacaggagcgttagtgaggtcaggcactgatatcagatgaggaggcctgaggagcagtcagcgttccagttcatcccaaaggtgttcagtggggttgaggtcagggctctgtgcaggactctcgagttcttccactccaaccttggcaaatcctGTCaacatggagctcgctttgtgcacaggggcattgtcatgctggaacaggtttgggccctttagGGCCCCTACcggaaaggaaattgtaatactacagcatacagcagacattctgtacaattgtgtgcttcaaacttttttggggaagaaccacacgtgggtctgatggtcaggtgtccacatacttttgaccttATAGTAGATGCTGTCTGTAGGAgcatgctgttgtagcctaAGAATTTCACTGCATGATGTTTGCTctgtatttgaaataaacatGAACTTGATCTTTTTAATGCACATTTTGAGGTCAGTTGTACTTTAATAGTTAAGGGGCAAAAAGCAAATTTATGCTTGTTGTGGAAAAGTAAGTATACTTGAATctagaaaatataatataattattaattcattcattcattttcggCAACTTTTTTTTGAAACTGTGAGATTCTACCCGCTGTACCacccctattattattattattattattattattattattattattattattattggtagtagtagtagtaacaatTGAAAAAATTCACAACTAATTTtagagacttttattttgtcttcactTCACGCGCAAAAACCCGGAAGCTTTTCTTGTGGCGCGTTACTTTGGAGAGGTAGTGAGCCGCTAGTTAAATAAATTTCTTAAAGTTCTAGgtgtttttaataacattttgaaAGAAATATTATGGATATAGTGTTATTGCGTTTTTAACCGTGCAATAGGATAATCAATTCACAACCACTTACGTTAGCTTAGCTGGCTAGCTGCTAACCTGTAAACAAACCAAATTCAGAGGCTAATAGCACAAAGTGCGCACTAGCACACTTAACAGTACGACAGAACTGTAGTCCACATACAGGAGTACCTTTTGTAGTGCACGTGctatttagtacagtagtgtgcTCCTAGAACGTAGCTTTACTTTAACGCCTTCGATAGTATTcacctgtctcttttttttaatgaagcagtTTACAGAGAGATGTCCCTGAATTCCATTCAGCCCCAGCTGTCCTCTCTGAAGACGTGTCAGAGCGATATCAGCACAGGAATGGACATCGTGTCAGAAGTCGCCCTGGATCTGGTCGAAGCCCAAGGTGACTTGAGCAGtaataagtgaggaataaacctttgggggcatgctgttataggaacataagcagcgacggggtggtgtgatgcggcaacaaagtgttttattcctattatactacagcagtttaccaacaaTAAcgatttattacttattaaagaacaacacgtcatactttttaaaccgtttatagttccatttaatgtCTGTTATCGCTTAACATTGTAACAGTTGTATACAGTGCCCTCAGTTGCCctcatatatacatttttctttgttaaaaggCTCATTTATTACTAGACCTGTGGAGCGTCCGTCATACAAGTACCTATGAATTAGTTGCTACAATAGAACATAATGTGCGCAGTCTaatattataaacctgtgattatagACCTGTGTCTTAGCTTTCACAAGTTAACTCGCTTTCCTATTTaaatagggaaaaaaagtttGATGAAAACCACTAGGCCAAGTCCCTTTAGGAAGTGGAATAATATGTCTGATATGTCTTCAGTAGGGACTGCTTCATACAATTCACTGAGCAGAAGAAATTTCATAATCAAAGATTCTAATATATATAAGtagtaaaatgtattaatattgtcCACACTTTTTATTCCAGCTACTGATGACAGTCCAGGTCTGAAGAAACTGGAGCAGATGATGTTGGAATGTGCCAAACTGGACAGAGAGATCAACTGCTTTGTGGAATCTGTTGAACAGATGATTGCTCAGGTTAGTTTATTTGCTCCATATGACATCACTGTTGCTTTCCAGTTTTCTCACTGAGCTCCCACGTATTGTAGGTGAGACATGAGCCTCCACACGCCATGTTCAAGCTGAAAGACTCTGTAAAGGAGCGATTCACTGAGCTCACGGCTGCAGTCTCGGATGCTGACATTGAAAGACACTGTAAAGTGGTAGCCTTCAGAGACAGCATCAGGAAATCTCTGCAACAAGGTAATACTTATTATTCCTGCAGGTGATATGATGATTCCCTCTTGCTCAATCCCTTAAGTTTCTGGTTCAGGGggatttagtcttggccaattcccacccatcagtcAGTTTTCCCCTATTACACGACAGCTATCTACTGGTGTGGGCGAatgctaacatgtgcttcctctgtgACACCTGACGCTGGTCAGCtgaatcttttcaaactgctgctcatgctgcgtcacatgGCAGCGTAACACACCCGGAGAAAAGCTCTGTCAGTccccttctgcatgcatgagctcacagacactcatGATTGgccagtgttgctgtgattgacagtatgccatccctcccacacagagtgcacagccagttttgttctcttggactcccagccacgGATGGTTGTGGAATTGTTGAGGTTCAAACTCGTGATCTCCGAATGATAGGGTGAATACTGAAGTTGTTAGGACTGTGTTGGAACCAGAACATGTGGTCAAACTTAAGGATTCTCTGCTACTGATTTCATAAAAATGTAGaactacacttttttttctggtttttatCGGCATTCATGGCTTACGAAGGTTATGAAACAATGTCTTTGTTGTTAATTAGtttaatattacacaaaaaatgTGAGAGAACCTTTAATCGAAGTatttattctaagaaaataaaacagcccAGCAACATCCCAGATcctcattattaattttttttttttaattctttgtaACAATACCAAACGTGACAATTATTGGAACCTCTGGATATAATATTTTGTGAAACCTTCATTTGCCAACATAACACCTTCCTATAATGCCTGAGAGGTCGGAGAATGCAGAGCAGGAATCTTGAGACCTGTCCTCAGTAAAGAGTCTCTCCAGATCCTTCATTCTTTCTTGTGGCCTCTTCGCTTTTCTCTTCAGTTCGgtccacaggttttcagtggTTTTTAAGATCATGGCACTGGGATGGCCATGTCAGTTGCTTTATTTTGTGG contains:
- the nsmce2 gene encoding E3 SUMO-protein ligase NSE2 yields the protein MSLNSIQPQLSSLKTCQSDISTGMDIVSEVALDLVEAQATDDSPGLKKLEQMMLECAKLDREINCFVESVEQMIAQVRHEPPHAMFKLKDSVKERFTELTAAVSDADIERHCKVVAFRDSIRKSLQQANQMACGSVEEELDEDIAVTQSQTNFTCPLTQVEMVNPVKNKKCQHYYDKEAILSLIKTKQNNKKKCRCPVVGCGNTDVKPSDLELDLVMRRMIQNHKRQSGKS